From one Pieris brassicae chromosome 5, ilPieBrab1.1, whole genome shotgun sequence genomic stretch:
- the LOC123710138 gene encoding uncharacterized protein LOC123710138 — translation MIIVYIDIILLVILLLLIIFTCCYYGYRVHRLRQNGQIALILKPTKVLFTHKKEGEADQLRTVVAYQNPLTGDYCVHKTRSPKGYVNNLEPVPDSPDSGVSDEYEPLNLVPTVPDINPPGIHQIPDRVKPPISPVYDNSVIKTWKWEYTEYQI, via the exons ATGATTATTGTGTATATAGACATCATTCTATTAGTTATTTTG TTGTTACTCATAATATTCACATGTTGTTATTATGGGTACCGAGTCCACAGATTGAGGCAAAATGGCCAA ATTGCTCTAATATTGAAGCCTACAAAAGTTCTCTTCACACACAAAAAGGAAGGTGAAGCTGATCAACTcag AACTGTCGTCGCCTACCAGAACCCCCTAACTGGAGACTACTGCGTCCACAAGACGAGGTCTCCGAAGGGATACGTCAACAATTTAGAGCCTGTACCAGACTCGCCAGATAGCGGGGTCTCTGATGAGTATGAACCTCTTAATTTGGTACCAACTGTCCCGGACATCAACCCACCGGGAATACATCAG ATTCCTGATCGAGTGAAACCTCCCATATCACCAGTATATGACAACAGTGTCATTAAAACCTGGAAATGGGAGTACACAGAGTATCAGATTTGA